The Candidatus Dormiibacterota bacterium DNA window ACGTCTCCCACGGCGAGAACTCCCTTACCGTCGACGGCAGAACCTTGAAGGTCTTCGCCGAGCGCGACCCCGCGAAGCTCGACTGGGCCTCCGTCGGCGCCGAGATCGTCATCGAGTCCACCGGCTTCTTCACCGACGCCAGCAAGGCGCGCGCCCACATCGACGCCGGCGCCCGCAAGGTGGTGATCTCCGCGCCGGCGAGCAACGAGGACATCACCATCTGCATGGGGGTCAACGACGCCGCCTACGACCCCGGCCAGCACCACATCGTGTCCAACGCCTCCTGCACCACCAACTGCCTGGCGCCGGTCGCCAAGGTGCTCCAGGAGAGCTTCGGCATCGAGAACGGTCTGATGACCACCGTCCACGCGTACACCAACGACCAGCAGGTGCTCGACGCGCCTCACAAGGACCTGCGCCGGGCGCGGGCCGCGGCCCAGGCGATCATCCCCACCACCACCGGCGCCGCCAAGGCGGTGGCCCTGGTGCTGCCCGAGCTGAAGGGCAAGTTCCACGGCATGGCGCTGCGCGTGCCCGTGTCCGACGTCAGCCTCGTCGACCTCACCGTGACCCTGAGCAGGGCGGCGGATGCCAAGGCGGTGAACGAGGCGATGATCGCGGCGGCGAACGGGCCGATGGAGGGGATCCTCGCCGTGACCGACGAGGAGCTGGTATCGGCCGACTTCCTCCACAACAGCAACTCGTCGATCGTCGACCTGCTCTCGACCATGGGCATCGGCGACCGCACCATCAAGGTGCTCGCCTGGTACGACAACGAGTGGGGCTACTCCTGCCGGGTCGTCGACCTCTGCAACCACATCGCGGCGCGGCTGTGAGGCGGCCGGGAGGGTCGCGGTGAGCACCGCGACCACGGTGGCCAAGCGGGGCATCGACGACATCGAGATCGGCGGCCGCCGGGTGCTGCTGCGCGTCGACTTCAACGTGCCGATGGAGGGCGGCCGGATCGTCGACGACCGGCGGATCCAGGCGGCGGTGCCGACCATCGAGGCGCTGCGCGAGCGCGGCGGCCGGGTGATCGTGGTCACCCACTTCGGCCGGCCCAAGGGGAGGGTCGACGAGGCGCTCCGGGTGGCGCCGCTGGCGAAGCGCCTCGGCGAGCTGCTCGGGACCACCGTGCCGGTGGCCGGCGACAGCGGGGGAGAGGCGTCCCGT harbors:
- a CDS encoding glyceraldehyde 3-phosphate dehydrogenase NAD-binding domain-containing protein, with protein sequence VSHGENSLTVDGRTLKVFAERDPAKLDWASVGAEIVIESTGFFTDASKARAHIDAGARKVVISAPASNEDITICMGVNDAAYDPGQHHIVSNASCTTNCLAPVAKVLQESFGIENGLMTTVHAYTNDQQVLDAPHKDLRRARAAAQAIIPTTTGAAKAVALVLPELKGKFHGMALRVPVSDVSLVDLTVTLSRAADAKAVNEAMIAAANGPMEGILAVTDEELVSADFLHNSNSSIVDLLSTMGIGDRTIKVLAWYDNEWGYSCRVVDLCNHIAARL